In Palaemon carinicauda isolate YSFRI2023 chromosome 21, ASM3689809v2, whole genome shotgun sequence, the following proteins share a genomic window:
- the LOC137615129 gene encoding uncharacterized protein, with product MSINLKDAYFQIPVHPSSRKYLRVKWGTQTLQFKTLCFGLSTDPQVFTRIFATVSAWAHEQGTRLIRYLDDWLLLSDSREVLRGQGAKLLQFCNVLGITINLEKSQLIPSTRMTYLGMVLDWQRLIGHLESLEKLVPLGRLNLRGVQWNLKEAWNQRDSPHKVVPVTKETKVVLEWWIDTSNTLKGTPFADDPPEMLLFTDASKEGWGAHLLDSTARGRWGPEEKNLHINVLEMMAVKRACLEFVQKLRGNTVALMSDNATVVVYVKKQGGLKSKELCSFTLEFLE from the coding sequence atgtcgataaacctcaaggacgcatacttccagatccctgtccatccctccagcagaaAGTATCTAagagtgaaatggggtacccaaacgttgcagttcaagaccctctgcttcggtctatcCACAGACCCCCAGGTCTTTACGaggatcttcgcgacagtctcagcctgggcacatgaACAGGGCacccgcctgattcggtacctggacgactggttgttgctttcagactCAAGGGAAGTACTGAGGGGGCAAGGTGCGaaactcctgcagttctgcaacgtcctgggtatcaccatcaacctggaaaaatcccaATTGATACcgtccaccaggatgacctacctcggtaTGGTCctggactggcagagactgataggtcacctcgagtcattggagaagctagtccctctGGGGAGACTCAATCTCAGAggagttcagtggaacctgaaagaagcctggaaccagagagactcccctcaCAAAGTAGTCCCAGTGACCAAGGAAACGAAGGTGGTCCTCGAGTGGTGGATTGAcacttcgaacaccctcaaggggacgCCCTTCGCGgacgaccctccggagatgctcctctttacggacgcctccaaggagggttggggtgctcacctCCTCGACAGTACAGCGAGAGGAAGGTGGGGACCCGAGGAGAAAAACCTGCACATCAATGTACTGGAAATGATGGCCGTAAAGAGGGCGTGTCTGGAGTTCGTCCAGAAGctccgggggaacaccgtggcgttgatgagcgacaacgccaccGTAGTAGTATAtgtaaagaagcaaggaggactaaaatcaaaggagttgtgcaGCTTCACGTTAGAATTTCTGGAATAG
- the LOC137615128 gene encoding serine/arginine repetitive matrix protein 1-like, which yields MWGKTAAASSPASWAGFSDASAAEGSAEKDDLPPSDALVWAPLKTPFRSPHRMEEEFEAWFSNEELPRSPPTPSASFPAVFMEPASSAGPHADPTTTRRLSDPPMRPYRSSASSFEAYSYSSDEGAPRDHSTRRDTSRRRRSRSRSSSRPRHVDRRSRSPRRKFRRSLSPEEEWVRVSIPRSQLLGAAAVADTLGWLPRPRSPVGFIDWSRFDRQRSSSHQTSRDRHGSAKVPTPPAQRGESPPRSGSHVTPSRSPRRRPERERFVSSTGKPADPWFSRRREKSRTETSAPAAMPVLRPVARELDHSKRMPPPGTAPFVGGPP from the coding sequence ATGTGGGGAAAGACGGCAGCAgcttcttctcccgcctcttgggcgggCTTTTCAGATGCGTCAGCAGCCGAGGGCAGCGCCGAGAAGGACGACTTGCCGCCATCAGACGCCCTCGTGTGGGCGCCTctcaagacgcccttcagatcaccccACAGAATGGAAGAGGAGTTCGAGGCCTGGTTTTCCaacgaggagctcccccgctcccctccaacaCCGTCAGCGTCGTTTCCAGCGGTATTTATGGAGCCTGCGTCGTCGGCCGGGCCCCATGCAGACCCGACAACGACACGTCGACTTTCGGACCCTCCAATGAGACCCTACAGATCCTCGGCTTCCTCGTTTGAGGCCTACTCTTACTCGTCAGATGAAGGAGCCCCGAGAGACCATAGTACGCGACGGGATACGTCTCGCAGGAGACGATCACGTTCGCGCTCGTCTTCAAGACCCCGCCACGTGGATAGACGTTCaaggtcccccaggaggaagttcaggagaagtctttcgccggaggaagaatgggtgcgggtttccatcccacgtagccaactcctgggaGCGGCAGCCGTCGCGGACACCTTGGGATGGCTCCCCAGACCCCGATCACCAGTAGGATTTATCGACTGGAGCAGATTTGACCGGCAGAGGAGCTCGTCGCATCAGACGTCGAGGGACAGGCAtgggtccgcgaaggttccgactccacccgcccagcggggagagtcgcccCCTCGGTCTGGCAGCCACGTCACTCCTTCAAGATCTCCAAGGAGACGTCCAGAACGAGAGAGGTTCgtttcctcgacgggcaagcccgcgGACCCCTGGTTCTCCAGAAGAAGGGAGAAATCAAGGACGGAGACCTCCgccccagcggcgatgcccgtcctacggCCTGTAGCGAGGGAATTGGACCACTCCAAGAGGATGCCACCTCCTGGTACGGCTCCCTTCGTCGGAGGTCCGCCATGA